In Sporichthya polymorpha DSM 43042, a genomic segment contains:
- a CDS encoding restriction endonuclease → MSADVLVRFADWMVRAVVVVVLLFAYLAWMERDPIAALPAGGVVLIAVSAWHRVTQAPEPEMSCAAGPAPISIADVDRMTCRELQLLVASLLRRDDVGGVHAPTSRVDLSSEVLGHTSTGRSLLVRCHRDAPRRRVGATAVHRFLDDTHGARATDIPVLVTTGRFTRSALALGDSRGLVLLDRTQLAAWLTGRPTRLSPHLAV, encoded by the coding sequence GTGTCCGCCGACGTCCTGGTCCGGTTCGCGGACTGGATGGTGCGCGCGGTCGTCGTCGTGGTCCTGCTGTTCGCCTATCTGGCGTGGATGGAGCGCGACCCGATCGCGGCGCTGCCGGCGGGCGGCGTCGTCCTGATCGCGGTCAGCGCCTGGCACCGCGTGACCCAGGCGCCGGAGCCGGAGATGAGCTGCGCCGCCGGGCCGGCGCCGATCTCGATCGCCGACGTCGACCGAATGACCTGTCGGGAGCTGCAGCTGCTCGTCGCGTCGCTCCTGCGCCGTGACGATGTCGGTGGTGTCCACGCCCCGACCTCGCGCGTCGACCTGAGCAGCGAGGTCCTCGGGCACACCTCGACGGGCCGGTCGCTCCTCGTGCGGTGCCACCGCGACGCCCCCCGGCGCCGGGTCGGCGCCACCGCCGTGCACCGGTTCCTCGACGACACCCACGGAGCCCGCGCCACCGACATCCCGGTCCTCGTCACCACCGGCCGGTTCACCCGCTCCGCCCTCGCCCTCGGCGACTCCCGCGGCCTCGTCCTTCTCGACCGCACCCAGCTCGCCGCCTGGCTGACCGGCCGGCCCACTCGGCTCTCACCGCACCTCGCGGTCTGA
- the gltX gene encoding glutamate--tRNA ligase, protein MSANSNVRVRFAPSPSGDLHVGNIRTALYDWAYARHTGGTFVFRIEDTDQSRVTPEYIAAAVESMRWLGLSWDEGPEVGGPHAPYQQSQRLEIYREWAQRFLDSGHAYYCYESPEEAEARVARQKAANEPIGYDGHSRDLTPEQRAAYEAEGRKPVIRLRMPAGTTTFTDLIRGEVTFENSTVPDFVLVRADGSPLYTLAVAVDDVLMKITHVVRGEDLLSSTPRQIAVYRAMGVADDEIPTFAHLPFVMGNDNSKLSKRHGAVTIGQFRADGYLPEAMCNYLALLGWSLGDDREEFSLEELAQAFTLDRVNTSPARFDPKKLDSINAAWIRRLDTAELANRVAPFLAAAGVIADPATPAELEMLAAAVPLIQERLVTLGQAVDMLRYLFVSEVTIDPDAAASMRGPESEAVLKAGIDALEGLGGFAAADIESALRAALIDGLGLKPKVAFGALRVALTGRKVSPPLFESMELLGRDATLARLRAGLAALS, encoded by the coding sequence ACACCGATCAGAGCCGCGTCACGCCGGAGTACATCGCCGCGGCGGTGGAGTCGATGCGGTGGCTCGGCCTGAGCTGGGACGAGGGCCCCGAGGTCGGCGGCCCCCACGCGCCGTACCAGCAGTCGCAGCGCCTGGAGATCTACCGCGAGTGGGCCCAGCGCTTCCTCGACTCCGGGCACGCCTACTACTGCTACGAGAGCCCCGAGGAGGCCGAGGCGCGGGTCGCGCGCCAGAAGGCCGCCAACGAACCGATCGGCTACGACGGGCACAGCCGCGACCTCACTCCCGAGCAGCGCGCCGCCTACGAGGCGGAGGGCCGCAAGCCGGTCATCCGGCTCCGGATGCCGGCGGGGACCACCACGTTCACGGACCTGATCCGCGGCGAGGTCACCTTCGAGAACAGCACCGTGCCGGACTTCGTCCTGGTGCGGGCCGACGGGTCGCCGCTGTACACGCTCGCGGTCGCGGTCGACGACGTGCTGATGAAGATCACGCACGTGGTCCGCGGTGAGGATCTGCTGTCCTCGACCCCGCGTCAGATCGCCGTGTACCGCGCGATGGGCGTGGCCGACGACGAGATCCCGACCTTCGCGCACCTGCCGTTCGTCATGGGCAACGACAACTCGAAGCTCTCGAAGCGGCACGGCGCCGTGACGATCGGTCAGTTCCGCGCCGACGGCTACCTGCCCGAGGCGATGTGCAACTACCTGGCGTTGCTCGGCTGGTCCCTCGGCGACGACCGCGAGGAGTTCTCCCTCGAGGAGCTCGCGCAGGCGTTCACCCTCGACCGGGTCAACACCAGCCCGGCGCGCTTCGACCCGAAGAAGCTCGACTCGATCAACGCCGCCTGGATCCGCCGCCTCGACACGGCCGAGCTGGCGAACCGCGTCGCCCCGTTCCTCGCGGCGGCCGGAGTGATCGCGGACCCGGCGACGCCCGCGGAGCTGGAGATGCTGGCCGCCGCCGTGCCGCTGATCCAGGAGCGGTTGGTCACGCTGGGGCAGGCCGTCGACATGCTCCGGTACCTGTTCGTGTCCGAGGTCACGATCGACCCCGACGCCGCCGCCTCGATGCGGGGGCCGGAGTCCGAGGCCGTCCTCAAGGCCGGCATCGACGCGCTGGAGGGGCTGGGTGGCTTCGCGGCCGCCGACATCGAGTCCGCCCTGCGTGCGGCGCTGATCGACGGACTGGGCCTGAAGCCCAAGGTCGCGTTCGGGGCCCTGCGGGTCGCCCTGACCGGCCGGAAGGTGTCTCCGCCGCTGTTCGAGTCGATGGAGCTCCTCGGTCGCGACGCGACCCTGGCCCGCCTCCGTGCCGGACTGGCCGCCCTGTCCTGA
- a CDS encoding HepT-like ribonuclease domain-containing protein, with protein sequence MRDWLDRAQMIVEGGRAAYDADELRQEAGDSLMMKLGEAANRLDRANIASPEGVRWRDAVANRNWLIHQYDHIDRDITWATLETDLLAWREALASTFASADAYSAAERDERQLADRPEGGSPAKSPRAGRATFRAGLSVSRTAMRWR encoded by the coding sequence GTGCGCGACTGGCTGGACAGGGCGCAGATGATCGTCGAGGGCGGGCGGGCGGCCTACGACGCCGACGAGCTCCGGCAGGAGGCCGGTGACTCGTTGATGATGAAGCTCGGCGAGGCGGCAAACCGGCTTGACCGCGCCAACATCGCCAGCCCCGAAGGAGTGCGCTGGCGCGACGCGGTCGCCAACCGCAACTGGCTGATCCACCAGTACGACCACATCGACCGCGACATCACCTGGGCCACCCTGGAGACCGACCTGCTCGCCTGGCGCGAAGCTCTGGCGTCGACCTTCGCGTCAGCCGATGCCTACTCGGCGGCTGAGCGCGACGAACGCCAGTTGGCCGACCGTCCCGAAGGGGGATCGCCCGCTAAATCACCTAGGGCCGGAAGAGCCACATTTCGGGCGGGTTTGTCTGTTTCCAGGACCGCGATGCGCTGGAGATGA
- a CDS encoding nucleotidyltransferase domain-containing protein, producing the protein MQFLAEYRLARRDEDLARLRRVLALRAMAATGMSQREIAAALGISQSAVSQQYKAAPDLRTVHPQTLLDAASPILRELAESRGFRDLAVFGSVARKSARADSDIDLLVKPPRGTSISAMRDLQETFEQILGRSVDLVSYGGLKPRIDDDVRREAVRL; encoded by the coding sequence ATGCAGTTCCTGGCCGAGTACCGGCTCGCCCGTCGCGACGAAGACCTGGCGCGGCTCCGGCGCGTGCTGGCGCTCCGCGCGATGGCCGCTACCGGCATGAGTCAGCGCGAGATAGCGGCCGCGCTCGGGATCAGCCAGTCGGCGGTCAGTCAGCAGTACAAGGCAGCACCGGATCTGCGGACGGTGCACCCGCAGACGCTGCTCGATGCGGCGTCACCCATCCTCCGGGAGCTCGCCGAGAGCCGAGGTTTCCGCGACCTCGCGGTGTTCGGATCTGTCGCGCGTAAGAGTGCGCGAGCGGATTCGGACATCGACCTGCTGGTCAAGCCGCCGCGCGGCACCTCGATCAGCGCGATGCGCGACCTGCAGGAGACGTTCGAGCAGATTCTCGGCCGCAGTGTCGACCTCGTCAGTTACGGCGGACTGAAGCCGAGAATCGACGATGACGTCCGGCGCGAGGCAGTCCGGTTGTAA